The following coding sequences are from one Verrucosispora sp. WMMD573 window:
- a CDS encoding catalase, translating into MNARNPAEAVRNVVEAAAEKVTDALTPQVPGAPGSAPPPRDEPTTPHEPLPPKPEQGAPQTRTPTGAETGAPATANGQQGAFLTTAQGARLRDTDHSLKAGPRGPVLLQDHHLREKITHFDHERIPERVVHARGAGAHGEFTAYGTAEAVTRAGFLAKGRTTEVFVRFSTVLGSRGSADTVRDTRGFATKFYTDEGTFDLVGNNMPVFFIQDAIKFPDIIHAGKPHPDREIPQAQSAHDTFWDFVSLHTEAQHHTMWNMSDRGIPRSYRTMEGFGVHTFRLVNAAGETVLAKFHWKPKLGVHSLVWEEAQLLGGIDPDFHRRDLYDAIEAGAFPEWELGLQIFPDTPEETFAGIDLLDPTKIVPEELAAVQPVGKLTLNRTPTNFFAETEQVAFHVGHLPPGIDVTNDPLLQGRLFSYVDTQLTRLGGPNFAQIPINRPHAPVNDMLRDGFHQQAVHAGVAPYRPNSLDGGNPFPAGDDDNAFVDVPVQVAPAPKVRANPASFDDHFSQVRLFWLSMSPVEREHIIRAYTFELGKCYHQAIKERQLQCLANVDPVLCAQVAAGLGLPAPEPTVPLADVEPSPALSQVGRQWPADGRMVGIVVDPEADLDSVRAVRAAVFAADMVPLLIAPHGGTIGDLPAQRSFATGRSVELDALLLATAPAPAPDALPARDAKAGAAGSATVDPRVLLMVEECWRHAKAIGAWGTGVRVLEQAGVTGTPGVVTADSASEVLTAVQQLMANHRVWERFPATVA; encoded by the coding sequence ATGAACGCCCGCAACCCCGCCGAGGCGGTAAGGAATGTCGTGGAGGCCGCGGCGGAGAAGGTGACCGACGCCCTCACCCCGCAGGTGCCTGGAGCGCCGGGCAGCGCTCCGCCGCCGCGTGACGAGCCGACGACGCCGCACGAGCCGCTGCCGCCCAAGCCCGAGCAGGGCGCCCCGCAGACCCGTACGCCGACCGGCGCCGAGACCGGCGCGCCGGCCACCGCCAACGGTCAGCAGGGTGCCTTCCTCACCACCGCGCAGGGCGCGCGGCTGCGGGATACCGATCACTCCCTCAAGGCCGGCCCGCGCGGGCCGGTCCTGCTCCAGGACCACCACCTGCGGGAGAAGATCACCCACTTCGACCACGAGCGGATCCCCGAGCGGGTGGTGCACGCCCGTGGCGCGGGTGCGCACGGCGAGTTCACCGCGTACGGCACCGCCGAGGCCGTCACCCGGGCGGGCTTCCTGGCCAAGGGGCGGACCACCGAGGTCTTCGTCCGCTTCTCCACCGTGCTCGGCTCCCGGGGCTCGGCCGACACCGTCCGCGACACCCGGGGCTTCGCCACGAAGTTCTACACCGACGAGGGCACCTTCGACCTGGTCGGCAACAACATGCCGGTCTTCTTCATCCAGGACGCCATCAAATTTCCCGACATCATCCACGCCGGCAAGCCGCACCCCGACCGCGAGATCCCGCAGGCCCAGAGCGCGCACGACACCTTCTGGGACTTCGTCTCGCTGCACACCGAGGCGCAGCACCACACCATGTGGAACATGTCCGACCGGGGCATCCCCCGCTCCTACCGGACGATGGAGGGCTTCGGCGTACACACCTTCCGACTGGTCAACGCCGCGGGTGAGACGGTGCTGGCCAAGTTCCACTGGAAGCCGAAGCTGGGCGTGCACTCCCTGGTCTGGGAGGAGGCCCAGCTGCTCGGCGGCATCGACCCGGACTTCCACCGGCGTGACCTCTACGACGCCATCGAGGCCGGTGCGTTTCCCGAGTGGGAACTCGGCCTCCAGATCTTCCCGGACACGCCCGAGGAGACCTTCGCCGGCATCGACCTGCTCGATCCGACGAAGATCGTGCCGGAGGAACTCGCAGCGGTGCAGCCGGTCGGCAAGCTCACGCTGAACCGCACCCCGACGAACTTTTTCGCCGAGACCGAGCAGGTCGCCTTCCACGTGGGGCACCTGCCGCCGGGCATCGACGTCACCAACGACCCGCTGCTCCAGGGCCGGCTCTTCTCGTACGTCGACACGCAGCTGACCCGCCTGGGCGGGCCGAACTTCGCCCAGATCCCGATCAACCGGCCGCACGCCCCGGTCAACGACATGCTGCGCGACGGCTTCCACCAGCAGGCCGTGCACGCGGGCGTGGCACCGTACCGGCCGAACTCCCTGGACGGTGGCAACCCGTTCCCGGCCGGCGACGACGACAACGCGTTCGTCGACGTGCCGGTGCAGGTCGCGCCGGCCCCCAAGGTACGCGCCAACCCGGCTTCGTTCGACGACCACTTCAGCCAGGTACGCCTGTTCTGGCTGAGCATGTCCCCGGTCGAGCGGGAGCACATCATCCGGGCGTACACCTTCGAGCTGGGCAAGTGCTACCACCAGGCGATCAAGGAACGGCAGCTCCAGTGCCTGGCCAACGTCGACCCGGTGCTCTGCGCACAGGTCGCCGCTGGCCTCGGCCTGCCCGCACCGGAGCCGACCGTACCGTTGGCCGACGTCGAGCCCAGCCCCGCGCTGTCCCAGGTGGGGCGGCAGTGGCCGGCCGACGGGCGGATGGTGGGCATCGTCGTCGACCCCGAGGCCGACCTCGACAGCGTCCGGGCGGTCCGCGCGGCGGTCTTCGCCGCCGACATGGTGCCGCTGCTGATCGCGCCGCACGGCGGCACGATCGGCGACCTGCCCGCCCAGCGGAGCTTCGCCACCGGCCGCTCGGTCGAACTCGACGCGCTCCTGCTCGCCACCGCGCCCGCACCGGCGCCGGACGCGTTGCCGGCCCGCGACGCCAAGGCGGGCGCGGCCGGCTCGGCCACCGTCGACCCCCGGGTGCTGCTGATGGTGGAGGAGTGCTGGCGGCACGCCAAGGCCATCGGCGCCTGGGGAACCGGCGTCAGGGTGCTGGAACAGGCCGGCGTCACCGGCACGCCCGGCGTGGTCACCGCCGACTCCGCAAGTGAGGTTCTGACCGCCGTCCAGCAGCTG